The following coding sequences are from one Clostridioides difficile ATCC 9689 = DSM 1296 window:
- the pgeF gene encoding peptidoglycan editing factor PgeF has translation MMKDYINIKNVQDIKEYVNLSGNCEELDEKLNSVNLVITCKNIDAKNREDMLKVCKECDLTFENLTSNSQIHSDIVNIVNKDTIGKRRDGDALITNLEKVPLLLFTADCVPISIIDAKNKAIGLAHAGWRGTFSNIGHKTIKLMSECYKTVPEDLVCIIGPSIGPCCYEVSEDLVEKFNTILTNNDEKFYIIKEGSYYLDLWKINEYMLRCSGVKKENIINLNLCTSCRADKFHSYRKHNKASERIGTVLQIK, from the coding sequence ATGATGAAAGATTATATAAATATAAAAAATGTACAAGATATTAAAGAGTATGTTAATTTAAGTGGTAATTGTGAAGAACTTGATGAAAAATTAAATTCTGTAAATCTAGTTATAACATGTAAGAATATAGATGCAAAAAATAGAGAAGATATGTTAAAAGTATGTAAAGAATGTGATTTGACATTTGAAAATCTAACTAGTAATTCTCAAATACATTCAGATATAGTTAATATAGTCAATAAAGATACTATAGGGAAAAGAAGAGATGGAGATGCACTTATAACAAACTTGGAAAAAGTACCACTTTTACTGTTTACAGCAGACTGTGTACCTATATCAATTATAGATGCTAAAAATAAAGCCATAGGACTGGCTCATGCAGGTTGGAGAGGGACTTTTAGTAATATAGGTCATAAAACAATAAAATTAATGTCTGAATGCTATAAAACAGTTCCTGAAGATTTAGTATGTATAATTGGACCATCAATTGGACCATGTTGTTATGAAGTGTCTGAAGATTTAGTAGAAAAATTTAACACAATTCTTACAAATAATGATGAAAAGTTCTATATAATAAAAGAGGGAAGTTACTATTTAGATTTATGGAAAATTAATGAGTATATGCTTAGATGTAGTGGAGTTAAAAAAGAAAATATAATAAATTTAAATTTATGCACTAGTTGTAGAGCAGATAAATTCCACTCTTATAGAAAACATAATAAGGCATCAGAACGAATAGGAACGGTACTACAGATAAAATAG
- the nrdR gene encoding transcriptional regulator NrdR yields MQCPYCNYKESKVIDSRHTDLKSIRRRRECESCKKRFTTYEKIETTPLMVIKKDNSREYFDREKIKYGLLKACEKRPVSIDEIESIVVHIENEINKCFIEEIETKKIGEMVMDKLKELDEVAYVRFASVYRQFKDINTFVNELKSILIEKGDK; encoded by the coding sequence ATGCAATGTCCTTATTGTAATTATAAAGAATCAAAGGTAATAGATTCTAGACATACAGATTTAAAATCTATCAGAAGAAGACGTGAGTGTGAATCATGTAAAAAGAGATTTACTACGTATGAGAAAATAGAAACAACTCCTTTAATGGTCATTAAAAAGGATAATAGTAGAGAATATTTTGATAGAGAAAAGATAAAATATGGATTGTTAAAAGCATGTGAAAAAAGACCTGTTTCTATTGACGAGATTGAAAGTATTGTTGTACATATTGAAAATGAAATAAATAAATGTTTTATAGAAGAAATTGAAACCAAAAAAATCGGTGAGATGGTAATGGATAAATTGAAAGAGTTAGATGAGGTTGCCTATGTAAGATTTGCTTCTGTGTATAGACAATTTAAAGATATAAATACTTTTGTAAATGAACTTAAAAGTATACTGATAGAAAAAGGAGACAAATGA
- a CDS encoding YlmC/YmxH family sporulation protein, whose translation MIRVSDIMEKEIINVKNGKRMGFIIDIDMDIHEGKVVSFTIFGDGSRSFFSRGGDEEVIFWNDILKIGCDTIIVNIGSELSLDEFEI comes from the coding sequence ATGATTAGAGTTTCTGATATAATGGAAAAAGAAATTATAAATGTAAAAAATGGAAAAAGGATGGGGTTTATAATAGACATAGACATGGATATTCACGAAGGTAAGGTAGTCTCATTTACCATTTTTGGAGATGGAAGTAGAAGTTTTTTTTCAAGAGGAGGGGATGAAGAAGTTATATTTTGGAATGATATACTTAAAATAGGTTGTGATACAATAATAGTAAATATAGGTTCAGAATTAAGCTTAGATGAGTTTGAGATATAG
- the sigG gene encoding RNA polymerase sporulation sigma factor SigG, with translation MQVNKVEICGVNTSELPVLKNKQMKELLLQIKNGDEEARQQFVRGNLRLVLSVIKKFNNRGENIDDLFQIGCIGLIKAIDNFDLSQNVRFSTYAVPMIIGEIRRYLRDNNPIRVSRSLKDIAYKALQVRERLIRTNSKEPTVSEIAKELELEVESVVMALDAIQDPISLFDPVYQDNGDAIFVMDQVQDKKDTDENWLQEISLKEAIKKLNSREKLVLDLRFYKGRTQIEVADEIGISQAQVSRIEKNALKNMRKYV, from the coding sequence ATGCAAGTTAATAAGGTTGAAATATGTGGTGTTAATACATCAGAACTTCCAGTTCTTAAAAATAAGCAAATGAAGGAACTTTTATTACAAATAAAAAATGGTGATGAAGAAGCCAGACAACAGTTTGTAAGAGGGAATTTAAGATTAGTCTTGAGTGTAATAAAAAAGTTTAACAACAGAGGAGAAAATATAGACGATTTATTTCAAATAGGTTGTATTGGTCTTATAAAAGCTATAGATAACTTTGATTTAAGCCAAAATGTAAGGTTTTCAACTTATGCTGTTCCTATGATTATAGGAGAAATTAGAAGGTATCTAAGAGACAATAACCCAATTAGAGTAAGTAGGTCATTAAAAGATATAGCATATAAGGCACTACAAGTTAGAGAAAGATTAATTAGAACAAATTCTAAAGAACCTACAGTATCAGAAATAGCAAAGGAATTAGAATTAGAAGTAGAATCAGTTGTAATGGCACTTGATGCCATACAAGACCCAATATCTCTGTTTGACCCAGTATATCAAGACAATGGAGATGCAATATTCGTTATGGATCAGGTTCAAGATAAAAAAGATACTGATGAAAATTGGTTGCAAGAAATATCACTTAAAGAAGCTATTAAGAAATTAAATAGTAGAGAAAAGTTGGTATTAGATTTAAGGTTTTACAAAGGAAGAACTCAGATAGAAGTTGCTGATGAAATCGGTATATCTCAAGCACAAGTATCAAGAATTGAAAAAAATGCTTTAAAGAATATGAGAAAATATGTATAA
- the sigE gene encoding RNA polymerase sporulation sigma factor SigE, which translates to MLRLKERIISFITMLGIKLKIIKPKGIYYMGGANILPPPLKPEEEMELLQKLETDESVKSILIERNLRLVVYISRKFENTGIDVEDLISIGTIGLIKAVNTFKLNKNIKLATYASRCIENEILMYLRKNNKKKTEVSFDEPLNIDLDGNELLLSDVLGTENDEIYKIIEEEIDRDLLVMALDRLSDREKQIMELRFGLIDKGIEKTQKEVAGMLGISQSYISRLEKKIISRLQKEMKKFV; encoded by the coding sequence ATGTTACGATTGAAAGAAAGAATAATAAGCTTTATTACTATGTTAGGTATTAAATTAAAAATAATAAAGCCAAAGGGAATATACTATATGGGAGGGGCAAATATACTTCCTCCTCCATTGAAACCAGAAGAAGAAATGGAGCTTTTACAAAAGCTAGAAACGGATGAAAGTGTAAAGTCAATTTTAATAGAAAGAAATCTTAGATTAGTAGTCTACATATCGAGAAAATTTGAAAATACAGGTATAGATGTAGAAGATTTGATTTCAATAGGAACTATAGGTTTGATAAAAGCAGTTAATACTTTTAAACTGAATAAAAATATAAAATTGGCAACTTATGCTTCGAGATGTATAGAAAATGAAATATTAATGTACTTAAGAAAAAATAATAAAAAGAAAACAGAAGTATCATTTGATGAACCTTTAAATATAGATTTAGATGGAAACGAACTTTTATTATCTGATGTATTGGGTACAGAAAATGATGAAATATACAAAATAATTGAAGAAGAAATAGATAGAGATTTGTTGGTTATGGCACTTGACAGATTAAGTGACAGAGAAAAGCAAATTATGGAATTAAGATTTGGTCTTATTGATAAAGGTATTGAAAAAACACAAAAAGAAGTTGCTGGAATGCTTGGAATATCACAGTCCTACATATCTAGACTTGAAAAGAAAATAATCTCAAGGTTGCAAAAAGAAATGAAAAAATTTGTATAA
- a CDS encoding sigma-E processing peptidase SpoIIGA, which yields MVYIEYYVIENLVINYIIISCTSILTKRYNPKKNKLLGASLGGAYSVAYLYPSMNILFTVPFKIIIMSIITLISFRSKSKKDYVHVALVFYLVNIFISGSTYFIIYFTGISHLKISFLIACTYVSCELLKYIYKDLKMLKYIKELTKTININLLEKSFCCKALVDSGNLLKDPISQSDVIIVKSSVLEGFIPEKLLNINYEDIDMKKAQEIIGSLDDKTSGRVRIIPYKHAGSNKTSIIIGLKADYIEVDEQKIGNIILGISNFNDREYGAIMNPNILPGF from the coding sequence ATGGTGTATATTGAGTACTATGTTATAGAAAACCTAGTAATAAATTATATTATTATAAGTTGTACTTCTATTCTTACTAAAAGATATAATCCTAAAAAAAATAAGTTATTGGGGGCTAGTTTAGGAGGTGCCTATTCTGTTGCTTATTTGTATCCATCAATGAATATACTATTTACTGTACCATTTAAAATAATAATCATGAGTATAATAACTTTAATTTCATTTAGAAGTAAGAGCAAAAAAGATTATGTTCATGTAGCGTTAGTTTTTTATCTAGTAAACATTTTTATTTCTGGAAGCACTTATTTTATAATTTATTTTACAGGAATAAGTCACTTAAAAATATCTTTCTTAATTGCATGTACTTATGTGAGTTGTGAATTATTAAAATACATTTATAAAGATTTGAAAATGCTTAAGTACATTAAGGAGCTTACAAAGACTATAAATATAAACTTACTAGAAAAAAGTTTTTGCTGTAAGGCTTTAGTAGATAGTGGTAATTTGTTAAAAGACCCAATAAGTCAAAGTGATGTAATAATAGTTAAGTCTAGTGTGTTAGAAGGATTTATTCCAGAAAAACTATTAAATATTAATTATGAAGATATAGATATGAAGAAAGCACAAGAAATTATAGGAAGTTTAGATGATAAAACTTCAGGTAGAGTTAGAATAATACCTTATAAACATGCTGGAAGTAATAAGACAAGCATAATAATAGGCTTAAAAGCTGACTATATAGAAGTAGATGAGCAAAAGATAGGAAATATAATACTTGGTATTTCAAATTTTAATGATAGAGAATATGGAGCAATAATGAATCCAAATATATTGCCTGGATTTTAG
- a CDS encoding ABC transporter substrate-binding protein gives MIKLKKVLSLVMVGILSVSILAGCSKKEDSKGKEGKEKLVVWSAPLTDHDADAWKPIFEKFEKENNCEIEFQIVPWDNYAEKYATAISAGEGPDIGYMYAEMFPQFIEMGAVEDLTPYLEKSGTSDNYLYLDDAKMMGGIYGLPIEAANPGVLYYNKDILEKLGEKPPKTWDDFKRICEKATKDTDGDGKIDQWGLAQGWGSKVFGSLNWNWYPYLWQAGGDIYNDDLKSVKFNNAEGLKAANFINDMKKYIPEDALSKDSNEMIESVFGPGKAAFTIMLSSAATSTFDKSFPDLNWGYVTSLEDKTVGSFASVDDLTLMSACKNKELGFKLLEYMLSKESMEAFHKEIPRAPVAKGEKYQGDPRFEEMVTRDKHMYRPLTVGPHGVEIYEYLWKQLQMMIAGDITPEQALNESAKYANGLLAQ, from the coding sequence ATGATTAAACTAAAAAAGGTTCTTTCTTTAGTTATGGTAGGGATTCTATCAGTATCAATTCTTGCAGGATGTTCAAAAAAAGAAGATTCTAAAGGCAAAGAGGGTAAAGAAAAATTAGTTGTATGGTCTGCACCATTAACAGACCATGATGCAGATGCATGGAAGCCGATATTTGAAAAATTTGAAAAAGAAAATAACTGTGAAATTGAATTTCAGATAGTACCATGGGATAACTACGCAGAAAAATATGCAACAGCAATAAGTGCAGGTGAAGGTCCAGATATAGGATACATGTATGCAGAGATGTTTCCTCAATTTATAGAAATGGGTGCGGTAGAAGATTTAACACCTTATTTAGAAAAATCAGGAACTTCAGATAATTATCTATACTTAGATGATGCAAAAATGATGGGTGGTATTTATGGTTTACCTATAGAAGCTGCTAATCCAGGCGTATTGTACTACAATAAAGATATACTAGAAAAATTAGGAGAAAAACCTCCAAAAACATGGGATGATTTTAAAAGAATCTGTGAAAAAGCAACAAAAGATACTGATGGAGATGGAAAAATCGACCAGTGGGGTCTTGCACAAGGTTGGGGTTCTAAAGTATTTGGAAGCTTAAACTGGAACTGGTATCCGTATTTATGGCAAGCTGGTGGAGATATATATAATGATGATTTAAAATCAGTTAAATTTAATAATGCAGAAGGCTTGAAAGCTGCAAACTTTATAAATGATATGAAAAAGTATATTCCAGAAGATGCTTTATCAAAAGATAGTAATGAAATGATTGAAAGTGTATTTGGACCAGGAAAAGCTGCATTTACTATAATGCTATCCTCTGCTGCTACAAGTACTTTTGATAAATCATTCCCGGATTTAAACTGGGGATATGTAACATCATTAGAAGATAAGACAGTTGGAAGTTTTGCTTCAGTAGATGATTTAACATTAATGTCAGCATGTAAAAATAAAGAACTTGGATTTAAACTTCTTGAGTATATGCTAAGCAAAGAATCAATGGAAGCTTTCCACAAAGAAATACCTAGAGCTCCAGTTGCTAAAGGTGAAAAATACCAAGGAGACCCAAGATTTGAAGAAATGGTGACAAGAGATAAACATATGTATAGACCATTGACAGTTGGACCTCATGGAGTAGAGATATATGAATATTTATGGAAACAACTTCAAATGATGATAGCTGGAGACATAACTCCAGAACAAGCACTAAATGAATCTGCAAAATATGCAAATGGATTACTAGCACAATAA
- the ftsZ gene encoding cell division protein FtsZ: MLNFDVELEECAQIKVIGVGGGGNNAVNRMVEAQLKGVEFISVNTDKQALYTSKAEYKVQIGEKLTRGLGAGANPEVGKRAAEESKDEIVKLLQGADMVFVTAGMGGGTGTGAAPVVAGLAKEMGILTVGVVTKPFAFEGKIRMKNAEGGIAELKSKVDTLITIPNDRLLQIVQKNTSMLDAFAVADDVLKQGIQSISDLIAVEGLINLDFADVTTIMKDKGLAHMGIGSASGETRAIDAARQAIQSPLLETSIQGAKGVLLNVTGGPNLGLFEVNEASTLVMESCDPEANVIFGASIKEDLGDEIMITVIATGFEGLQNGALDLDTKPKSSIRSSLNTTVKQAVKEIEEEVIAEEKIEPPKKASIIEEDDDESMEIPTFLRRRR; encoded by the coding sequence ATGCTAAACTTTGACGTAGAATTAGAAGAATGTGCACAAATTAAAGTAATAGGTGTAGGTGGCGGTGGAAACAATGCTGTCAATAGAATGGTAGAAGCTCAACTAAAAGGCGTTGAATTTATATCAGTAAATACAGATAAACAAGCTTTATATACATCAAAAGCTGAATATAAAGTTCAAATAGGAGAAAAACTAACTAGAGGACTTGGAGCAGGAGCAAATCCAGAAGTAGGAAAAAGAGCTGCTGAGGAGAGTAAAGATGAAATAGTAAAGTTACTTCAAGGAGCTGATATGGTCTTTGTAACAGCCGGAATGGGCGGTGGTACTGGTACAGGAGCTGCTCCAGTGGTTGCAGGCTTGGCAAAAGAAATGGGGATACTTACAGTAGGTGTAGTTACCAAACCTTTTGCATTTGAAGGTAAGATAAGAATGAAGAACGCTGAAGGTGGAATAGCAGAACTTAAATCAAAAGTAGATACTCTTATAACGATACCAAATGATAGACTTTTACAGATAGTACAAAAAAATACATCAATGTTAGATGCTTTTGCAGTTGCAGATGATGTATTAAAACAAGGTATACAATCAATTTCAGACCTTATAGCAGTTGAAGGGTTAATAAACTTGGACTTTGCAGATGTTACTACTATAATGAAAGACAAGGGACTTGCTCATATGGGTATAGGTAGTGCTAGTGGTGAAACTAGAGCAATTGATGCTGCAAGACAAGCTATTCAATCTCCACTTCTAGAAACATCAATACAAGGAGCTAAAGGAGTACTTCTTAATGTTACAGGTGGTCCTAACTTAGGATTATTTGAAGTTAATGAGGCATCAACTTTAGTTATGGAATCCTGTGACCCAGAAGCAAATGTTATATTTGGAGCTTCTATAAAAGAAGATTTAGGTGATGAAATAATGATTACAGTAATCGCGACAGGATTTGAAGGATTACAAAATGGTGCCTTAGATTTAGATACTAAACCTAAATCAAGCATACGTTCTTCATTAAATACAACAGTAAAACAAGCTGTAAAAGAAATTGAAGAAGAAGTAATTGCTGAGGAAAAAATAGAGCCTCCTAAAAAGGCAAGTATAATTGAAGAAGATGATGATGAGAGCATGGAGATACCTACATTCCTAAGAAGAAGAAGATAA
- a CDS encoding small basic family protein: MLWVLGGLAFGVVVGYYIPFTYSMDYSIYMSVAILAIMDSIFGAIKSNFEDNYDNVIFITGFIGNAILAILLTYIGEKLGVSLYYVAVLVFGMRLFNNLSIIRRYIISNIMNKKRKN; this comes from the coding sequence ATGTTATGGGTTTTAGGAGGATTAGCATTTGGTGTAGTAGTAGGTTACTATATTCCATTTACATATTCTATGGATTATTCCATATATATGTCAGTAGCTATTCTTGCAATAATGGATTCTATTTTTGGAGCGATAAAATCCAATTTTGAAGATAACTATGATAATGTAATTTTTATTACTGGTTTCATAGGTAATGCTATATTGGCTATATTATTGACTTATATAGGAGAAAAGTTAGGAGTTTCTCTTTACTATGTTGCTGTATTAGTTTTTGGTATGAGATTGTTTAATAACTTATCTATAATTAGACGATATATTATTAGTAATATTATGAATAAAAAACGTAAAAATTAA
- a CDS encoding DUF881 domain-containing protein → MKKKIVILGAFILGVFISTYIKSLDPNRVYITLGQTESIESEVENTKKEIKNLKETLKKNKKTLNEYKEAKKNGNESIQTLMQKELEEVKELSGYSTITGPGITITMRDSERELKDGQNPNDLIIHDIDILRVLNDLKKAGARAISINGERVLATSKIKCSGATITVNDTTYGQPFIIKAIGDIDLLSAAINSPESYAKSLKDIYGINIKVQENNGNKVNLFAK, encoded by the coding sequence ATGAAAAAGAAAATAGTTATATTAGGAGCATTCATATTAGGTGTTTTCATATCAACTTATATAAAATCACTAGACCCAAATAGAGTATACATAACATTAGGTCAAACTGAAAGTATTGAAAGTGAGGTAGAAAATACAAAAAAAGAAATAAAAAACTTAAAAGAAACTCTTAAAAAGAACAAAAAAACTTTGAATGAATATAAAGAAGCAAAAAAGAATGGAAATGAATCTATCCAAACACTTATGCAAAAAGAGCTTGAAGAAGTTAAAGAATTAAGTGGTTATTCAACTATTACAGGGCCAGGCATAACTATTACTATGAGGGATAGTGAGAGAGAATTAAAAGACGGACAGAATCCAAACGATTTGATTATACATGATATAGATATTTTGAGAGTTTTAAATGATTTAAAAAAGGCTGGAGCAAGAGCAATTTCTATAAATGGAGAAAGAGTACTAGCAACAAGTAAGATAAAATGTTCAGGAGCTACTATTACAGTAAATGATACTACATATGGACAACCATTTATAATAAAAGCTATAGGAGATATAGATTTATTGAGTGCAGCTATAAACTCTCCAGAATCATATGCTAAATCTCTTAAGGATATATATGGAATTAATATAAAAGTTCAGGAAAATAATGGAAATAAAGTGAATTTATTTGCAAAATAA
- a CDS encoding DUF881 domain-containing protein yields the protein MKKRFINKSIIIGSIVLGVLVSLQLKIINIENRGMTTFKRGEQLTEELKSLKKEKENLQSEVNSVKKDIENYRGKNNEGEQDILKSEIEKYETLAGYTDVEGTGIKIEINSTKDLGNSDKNDSILYNYDLLLSMINKLNSAQASAISINDQRIVSNTYMYLKEDKLYMNDTVIKEPIIIKAIGDSDTLASALNIKYGIVWEIETYYNAKVKVTKEDNIEINGHSDINKAEGK from the coding sequence TTGAAAAAAAGATTTATAAATAAAAGTATAATCATAGGAAGTATTGTATTGGGTGTTCTTGTTAGTTTACAACTTAAAATTATTAATATAGAAAATAGAGGGATGACAACTTTTAAAAGAGGAGAGCAACTTACAGAAGAACTTAAATCTTTAAAAAAAGAAAAAGAGAATCTACAATCAGAAGTTAATAGTGTGAAGAAAGATATAGAGAATTATAGAGGCAAAAATAATGAAGGAGAACAAGACATACTTAAGTCAGAAATAGAAAAATATGAAACATTAGCTGGATATACAGATGTTGAAGGAACAGGCATAAAAATTGAGATAAATTCTACAAAAGACTTAGGAAACTCTGATAAAAATGATAGTATACTATATAATTATGATTTATTATTGTCAATGATAAATAAGTTAAATTCAGCACAAGCAAGTGCCATATCTATAAACGACCAGAGAATAGTTTCTAATACATATATGTATTTAAAAGAAGACAAGCTTTATATGAATGACACTGTCATAAAAGAACCAATTATAATAAAAGCAATTGGTGATTCTGATACATTGGCTTCGGCACTTAATATAAAGTATGGTATTGTCTGGGAAATAGAAACATATTATAATGCCAAAGTAAAAGTGACCAAAGAAGACAATATAGAAATAAATGGTCATAGTGATATAAACAAAGCAGAGGGGAAATAA
- a CDS encoding cell division protein FtsQ/DivIB, with the protein MKKRRKLNTNNVMIVLVFILMLSFCICIIVKSDLFDVKKIDVIGNKRVTKSNIMKELNVNLNENIFAYNFKDMKNKLIKNPYIENVEIKRKLPNKIIISLKEKEIFAVLKDEDNYCYIDKKGNLLEELRGSNESKKDLIVDVDYSIDDNKSIKFKNYKTKENVFKTLNYLKEEGIYRKINYVNLKKESNIEMLTRSNIKILLSNDDNLDYNISRVSKILIDLQNKNTNGGTINLNYGKLAVYSPEG; encoded by the coding sequence TTGAAAAAAAGAAGAAAGTTAAATACGAATAATGTCATGATAGTTTTAGTTTTTATACTTATGTTATCTTTTTGTATATGTATAATTGTAAAAAGTGATTTATTTGATGTAAAGAAAATAGATGTAATTGGAAATAAGAGGGTGACCAAATCAAATATAATGAAAGAACTAAATGTAAATCTAAATGAAAATATTTTTGCATACAATTTTAAAGATATGAAAAATAAACTTATAAAAAATCCATATATAGAAAATGTGGAAATAAAAAGAAAACTTCCCAATAAGATAATTATAAGCTTAAAAGAAAAAGAAATATTTGCAGTATTAAAAGATGAAGATAATTATTGTTATATAGATAAAAAAGGAAATTTATTGGAAGAACTAAGAGGTTCTAATGAAAGTAAAAAAGACTTGATAGTAGATGTAGATTATAGCATTGATGATAATAAATCTATAAAATTTAAAAATTATAAAACTAAGGAGAATGTATTTAAAACTTTAAATTATTTAAAAGAAGAAGGAATTTATAGAAAAATAAATTATGTAAACTTAAAAAAAGAAAGCAATATAGAAATGCTTACAAGAAGTAATATAAAAATCTTACTTTCTAATGATGATAACTTAGATTATAATATATCTAGGGTAAGTAAAATTCTGATTGACCTGCAAAATAAAAATACTAATGGAGGGACTATAAATCTTAACTATGGAAAGTTGGCAGTGTATAGTCCAGAAGGATAG
- the murG gene encoding undecaprenyldiphospho-muramoylpentapeptide beta-N-acetylglucosaminyltransferase, with product MKVLLSGGGTGGHVYPAIAIANKIRDEHPDAEIIFVGTEKGIESEIVPKYGFELKTVTVQGFKRKIDFDNVKRVFKLFKGLEQSRKIVKKFKPDIVIGTGGYVSGPVLFNASMGKIPAIIHEQNSFPGVTNKILSKTVTKVLTSFEDSHKRFPEAAEDKLVFTGNPVRKEILLSRKNIARKNLSISDEKRMVLCYGGSGGSRKINDAMRLVIKNMVNEDIAFIFATGKSYYDEFMGSISDINLKPYQKVVPYLEDMANALAASDLVIGSAGAISLAEITALGKPSIIIPKAYTAENHQEYNAKSIEKQGAGIAILEKNLTPESLNTAVFKLLGDRELLVDMANASKTIGKPEAIDLIYDEIMKVYNSTQKSTSKKTKKEKVIKEVKEIKKETTPSIEGQAKVIGIKKR from the coding sequence ATGAAAGTTTTATTATCAGGCGGTGGAACTGGAGGGCACGTGTATCCAGCTATAGCTATTGCAAACAAAATAAGAGATGAGCATCCAGACGCTGAGATAATTTTTGTTGGGACGGAAAAGGGAATAGAGTCAGAAATAGTTCCTAAGTATGGATTTGAATTAAAGACTGTAACAGTTCAAGGTTTTAAGCGAAAAATAGATTTCGATAATGTAAAAAGAGTTTTTAAGCTTTTTAAAGGTTTGGAGCAATCAAGAAAGATTGTTAAGAAATTTAAACCAGATATAGTTATAGGAACTGGTGGATATGTTAGTGGACCTGTTTTATTTAATGCATCTATGGGGAAAATACCAGCCATAATACATGAGCAAAATTCTTTTCCTGGTGTAACTAATAAGATTTTATCTAAAACAGTTACAAAGGTACTTACAAGTTTTGAAGATTCGCATAAAAGATTTCCAGAGGCAGCAGAAGATAAATTAGTTTTTACAGGAAATCCAGTTAGAAAAGAAATTTTATTATCAAGAAAAAATATTGCAAGAAAGAATCTATCAATAAGTGACGAAAAAAGAATGGTACTTTGCTATGGTGGTAGTGGAGGTTCAAGAAAAATAAATGATGCAATGAGACTTGTAATAAAGAATATGGTAAATGAAGATATAGCTTTTATATTTGCTACAGGCAAAAGCTATTATGATGAATTTATGGGAAGTATTAGCGATATAAATCTTAAACCATACCAAAAAGTTGTGCCTTACTTAGAAGATATGGCAAATGCACTTGCAGCAAGTGATTTGGTTATAGGTAGCGCAGGAGCAATTTCATTAGCTGAGATAACGGCTCTTGGAAAGCCATCTATAATAATACCTAAAGCTTATACTGCTGAAAATCATCAAGAGTATAATGCCAAGAGTATAGAAAAACAAGGGGCAGGAATTGCTATTTTAGAAAAAAATCTAACTCCAGAGAGCCTAAATACAGCAGTATTTAAACTTTTAGGAGATAGAGAACTTTTGGTTGATATGGCAAATGCAAGTAAAACTATAGGTAAGCCTGAAGCCATAGACCTTATATATGATGAGATAATGAAAGTATACAATTCAACACAAAAGTCAACTTCTAAAAAAACAAAAAAAGAAAAAGTTATTAAGGAAGTAAAAGAAATAAAAAAAGAAACGACTCCAAGTATAGAAGGTCAAGCTAAGGTAATAGGAATAAAGAAAAGATAA